The following coding sequences lie in one Osmerus mordax isolate fOsmMor3 chromosome 13, fOsmMor3.pri, whole genome shotgun sequence genomic window:
- the kars1 gene encoding lysine--tRNA ligase isoform X1 → MLTVVRAARQQVCQALRVRAQGIKLALPSSATVPTLIQGNRWRGDKSELKRRMKADKKAAEKEAKVKEQQEQTKDTNDTADQNAFGADEETLDPNQYYKIRTQAIQALKGTAEDPYPHKFQVDLSLTEFIEKYNHLQPGDQLTNVVLSLSGRVHAKRESGAKLLFYDLRGEGVKLQVMANNRNYKSEEEFVRINNKLRRGDIIGVRGNPGKTKKGELSIIPIEMTLLSPCLHMLPHLHFGLKDKETRFRQRYLDLILNDSVRQKFITRSKIISYLRSFLDQLGFLEIETPMMNLIPGGAVARPFVTYHNELDMNLYMRIAPELYHKMLVVGGIDRVYEVGRQFRNEGIDLTHNPEFTTCEFYMAYADYHDLMDITENLLSGMVKHITGGYKVTYHPEGPEGQAQEIDFTPPFRRVSMTKDLEKEMGVKFPAPDTYDSNETRKFFDELCAQKGVECPAPRTTARLLDKLVGDFLEVTCINPTFICDHPQIMSPLAKWHRSEKGLTERFELFVMKKEICNAYTELNDPIRQRELFEQQGKAKAEGDVEAMFIDENFCTALEYGLPPTAGWGMGIDRLTMFLTDSNNIKEVLLFPAMKPDDNKTAPPTEGTSV, encoded by the exons ATGCTGACAGTGGTCAGGGCTGCCAGGCAGCAGGTGTGCCAAGCCCTCAGGGTCAGGGCACAGGGGATAAAGTTGGCTCTCCCCAGTTCAGCAACTGTCCCAACTTTAATTCAGGGGAATCGCTGGCGAGGTGACAAAAG TGAGCTAAAGAGGCGAATGAAAGCTGACAAGAAGGCAGCTGAGAAAGAGGCCAAAGTCAAGGAACAGCAGGAGCAGACTAAAGATACCAATGACACAGCAGATCAAAATGCCTTTGGGGCAGATGAAGAGACCCTTGACCCTAAC CAATACTACAAGATCCGCACCCAAGCCATCCAAGCTCTAAAGGGCACAGCAGAGGACCCGTACCCACACAAGTTCCAGGTAGATCTGTCACTCACAGAGTTTATCGAGAAATACAACCATCTACAGCCAGGAGACCAGCTAACAAATGTGGTTCTCAGTTTGTCAG GCCGTGTCCATGCCAAGAGGGAGTCGGGGGCCAAGTTACTGTTCTACGACCTGAGAGGGGAAGGTGTCAAGCTTCAAGTCATGGCAAACAACAG GAACTACAAATCAGAGGAGGAGTTTGTGCGAATCAACAACAAGCTGCGTCGTGGTGACATCATTGGAGTCCGTGGGAACCCTGGAAAGACTAAAAAGGGGGAGCTGAGCATCATTCCCATAGAGATGACCCTGCTGTCACCTTGTTTGCACATGCTGCCCCATCTGCACTTTGGCCTCAAAGATAAG GAAACCAGGTTCCGTCAGCGTTACCTAGATCTGATTCTCAATGACTCTGTGAGGCAGAAGTTTATAACACGCTCCAAGATCATCTCCTACCTTCGAAGCTTCCTGGACCAGCTGGGGTTCCTAGAG ATTGAGACACCCATGATGAACTTGATCCCAGGTGGTGCCGTGGCCCGTCCTTTCGTCACCTATCACAACGAACTGGACATGAACCTCTACATGAGGATTGCTCCTGAGCTCTACCACAAG ATGCTTGTGGTCGGTGGGATTGACCGAGTTTATGAAGTGGGTCGTCAGTTCAGAAATGAGGGGATTGACCTCACGCATAACCCTGAGTTCACCACTTGTGAATTCTATATGGCTTATGCAGATTACCATGACTTGATGGATATTACCGAAAATCTTCTTTCAG GAATGGTGAAGCACATCACTGGAGGGTACAAGGTGACCTACCATCCAGAGGGTCCAGAGGGACAGGCCCAAGAGATCGACTTTACTCCTCCCTTCAGGAGAGTCAGTATGACCAAAGacctggagaaggagatgggTGTGAAGTTCCCTGCCCCAGACACCTATGACAGCAATG AGACCCGGAAATTCTTCGATGAGCTGTGTGCTCAGAAAGGAGTGGAGTGTCCAGCACCCAGAACCACTGCTCGCCTCTTAGACAAG CTGGTGGGAGACTTCCTGGAAGTGACATGCATCAACCCCACATTCATCTGTGACCACCCCCAGATCATGAGCCCCTTGGCCAAATG GCACAGGTCAGAGAAGGGCCTGACGGAGCGCTTTGAGCTCTTTGTGATGAAGAAGGAGATCTGTAATGCTTACACTGAGCTGAACGACCCCATCCGCCAGAGGGAGCTCTTTGAGCAACAGGGCAAG GCTAAGGCAGAAGGAGATGTTGAGGCCATGTTCATCGATGAGAATTTCTGCACAGCTCTGGAATACGGTCTCCCTCCCACCGCTGGCTGGGGGATGGGCATCGATCGCCTTACCATGTTCCTCACTGACTCCAACAATATCAAG GAGGTGCTGCTGTTCCCTGCCATGAAGCCTGATGACAACAAGACCGCCCCACCCACTGAGGGCACCTCTGTCTGA
- the kars1 gene encoding lysine--tRNA ligase isoform X2, with amino-acid sequence MADVTAADGEKLSKNELKRRMKADKKAAEKEAKVKEQQEQTKDTNDTADQNAFGADEETLDPNQYYKIRTQAIQALKGTAEDPYPHKFQVDLSLTEFIEKYNHLQPGDQLTNVVLSLSGRVHAKRESGAKLLFYDLRGEGVKLQVMANNRNYKSEEEFVRINNKLRRGDIIGVRGNPGKTKKGELSIIPIEMTLLSPCLHMLPHLHFGLKDKETRFRQRYLDLILNDSVRQKFITRSKIISYLRSFLDQLGFLEIETPMMNLIPGGAVARPFVTYHNELDMNLYMRIAPELYHKMLVVGGIDRVYEVGRQFRNEGIDLTHNPEFTTCEFYMAYADYHDLMDITENLLSGMVKHITGGYKVTYHPEGPEGQAQEIDFTPPFRRVSMTKDLEKEMGVKFPAPDTYDSNETRKFFDELCAQKGVECPAPRTTARLLDKLVGDFLEVTCINPTFICDHPQIMSPLAKWHRSEKGLTERFELFVMKKEICNAYTELNDPIRQRELFEQQGKAKAEGDVEAMFIDENFCTALEYGLPPTAGWGMGIDRLTMFLTDSNNIKEVLLFPAMKPDDNKTAPPTEGTSV; translated from the exons ATGGCTGATGTCACAGCAGCGGACGGAGAGAAACTCAGCAAAAA TGAGCTAAAGAGGCGAATGAAAGCTGACAAGAAGGCAGCTGAGAAAGAGGCCAAAGTCAAGGAACAGCAGGAGCAGACTAAAGATACCAATGACACAGCAGATCAAAATGCCTTTGGGGCAGATGAAGAGACCCTTGACCCTAAC CAATACTACAAGATCCGCACCCAAGCCATCCAAGCTCTAAAGGGCACAGCAGAGGACCCGTACCCACACAAGTTCCAGGTAGATCTGTCACTCACAGAGTTTATCGAGAAATACAACCATCTACAGCCAGGAGACCAGCTAACAAATGTGGTTCTCAGTTTGTCAG GCCGTGTCCATGCCAAGAGGGAGTCGGGGGCCAAGTTACTGTTCTACGACCTGAGAGGGGAAGGTGTCAAGCTTCAAGTCATGGCAAACAACAG GAACTACAAATCAGAGGAGGAGTTTGTGCGAATCAACAACAAGCTGCGTCGTGGTGACATCATTGGAGTCCGTGGGAACCCTGGAAAGACTAAAAAGGGGGAGCTGAGCATCATTCCCATAGAGATGACCCTGCTGTCACCTTGTTTGCACATGCTGCCCCATCTGCACTTTGGCCTCAAAGATAAG GAAACCAGGTTCCGTCAGCGTTACCTAGATCTGATTCTCAATGACTCTGTGAGGCAGAAGTTTATAACACGCTCCAAGATCATCTCCTACCTTCGAAGCTTCCTGGACCAGCTGGGGTTCCTAGAG ATTGAGACACCCATGATGAACTTGATCCCAGGTGGTGCCGTGGCCCGTCCTTTCGTCACCTATCACAACGAACTGGACATGAACCTCTACATGAGGATTGCTCCTGAGCTCTACCACAAG ATGCTTGTGGTCGGTGGGATTGACCGAGTTTATGAAGTGGGTCGTCAGTTCAGAAATGAGGGGATTGACCTCACGCATAACCCTGAGTTCACCACTTGTGAATTCTATATGGCTTATGCAGATTACCATGACTTGATGGATATTACCGAAAATCTTCTTTCAG GAATGGTGAAGCACATCACTGGAGGGTACAAGGTGACCTACCATCCAGAGGGTCCAGAGGGACAGGCCCAAGAGATCGACTTTACTCCTCCCTTCAGGAGAGTCAGTATGACCAAAGacctggagaaggagatgggTGTGAAGTTCCCTGCCCCAGACACCTATGACAGCAATG AGACCCGGAAATTCTTCGATGAGCTGTGTGCTCAGAAAGGAGTGGAGTGTCCAGCACCCAGAACCACTGCTCGCCTCTTAGACAAG CTGGTGGGAGACTTCCTGGAAGTGACATGCATCAACCCCACATTCATCTGTGACCACCCCCAGATCATGAGCCCCTTGGCCAAATG GCACAGGTCAGAGAAGGGCCTGACGGAGCGCTTTGAGCTCTTTGTGATGAAGAAGGAGATCTGTAATGCTTACACTGAGCTGAACGACCCCATCCGCCAGAGGGAGCTCTTTGAGCAACAGGGCAAG GCTAAGGCAGAAGGAGATGTTGAGGCCATGTTCATCGATGAGAATTTCTGCACAGCTCTGGAATACGGTCTCCCTCCCACCGCTGGCTGGGGGATGGGCATCGATCGCCTTACCATGTTCCTCACTGACTCCAACAATATCAAG GAGGTGCTGCTGTTCCCTGCCATGAAGCCTGATGACAACAAGACCGCCCCACCCACTGAGGGCACCTCTGTCTGA
- the gcshb gene encoding glycine cleavage system protein H (aminomethyl carrier), b: protein MAMRVALRCISANFSPKLPRLSRPTQLAANRLLWRTDIPRTLSTASRLSTALKFTDKHEWVRVEGGVGTVGISSFAQEALGDVVYCGLPEVGQKLEQLEEFGALESVKAASELYSPLTGEVTEINTELSDNPGLVNKACYEGGWLIKMTIENPGELDGLMDEASYDKFIKSLE from the exons ATGGCGATGAGAGTGGCCCTCCGGTGCATTTCTGCAAACTTTTCTCCAAAACTGCCTCGGCTCTCTCGGCCAACACAGTTAGCTGCAAATCGGCTGCTATGGAGAACCGACATTCCACGGACATTGAGCACAGCCTCGCGATTGTCCACAG CCCTGAAATTCACTGACAAGCATGAGTGGGTACGAGTAGAGGGTGGTGTTGGTACAGTTGGCATCAGCAGTTTTGCTCAG GAAGCATTAGGTGATGTGGTCTACTGTGGACTCCCTGAGGTTGGCCAAAAACTTGAACAATTGG AGGAGTTCGGGGCTCTTGAAAGTGTTAAGGCTGCTAGTGAGCTTTACTCTCCTCTGACTGGAGAGGTGACTGAGATCAATACGGAGCTGTCTGACAACCCGGGGCTAGTGAATAAAGCCTGCTACGAAGGGG GCTGGCTGATTAAGATGACTATTGAAAACCCTGGAGAACTTGATGGCCTGATGGATGAAGCATCCTATGATAAATTCATCAAATCACTAGAGTAG
- the rpl13 gene encoding large ribosomal subunit protein eL13 has product MAPSRNGMLLNPHFHKDWQKRVRTWFNQPARKIRRRKARQAKARRIAPRPVAGPLRPQVRCPTIRYHTKVRAGRGFTLEELKAAGIHRKTARTIGISVDARRRNRSTESLQANVQRLKEYRSKLILFPRKTSAPKKGDSTEEELKMATQLTGAVMPIRNINKKEKARVVSEDEKNFKAFASLRMARANARLFGIRAKRAKEAAEQDVEKKK; this is encoded by the exons ATGGCTCCCAGCCGGAATGGAATGCTCCTGAACCCTCACTTCCATAAAGACTGGCAGAAGAGGGTGCGCACCTGGTTCAACCAGCCCGCAAGGAAGATCCGCAG GCGAAAGGCCCGTCAGGCAAAGGCCCGTCGCATTGCTCCTCGTCCTGTAGCTGGACCCCTCAGACCACAGGTCCGGTGTCCCACCATCAGGTATCACACAAAGGTGCGCGCTGGACGTGGCTTCACCCTGGAGGAGCTCAAG gctgcTGGTATCCACAGGAAAACAGCACGCACCATTGGCATCTCTGTAGATGCCCGCCGCCGTAACAGATCCACCGAGTCTCTGCAGGCCAACGTGCAGCGCTTGAAGGAGTACCGCTCCAAGCTCATCCTCTTCCCCAGGAAGACCTCCGCACCCAAGAAGGGAGACAGCACT GAGGAGGAACTCAAGATGGCCACCCAGCTCACTGGTGCTGTCATGCCCATCAGAAAT ATTAACAAGAAGGAGAAGGCCAGGGTGGTGTCTGAGGATGAGAAGAACTTCAAGGCTTTCGCCAGCCTGCGCATGGCACGTGCCAATGCTCGTCTCTTTGGCATCCGTGCCAAGAGGGCGAAGGAGGCAGCTGAGCAGgatgtggagaagaagaaatga